A stretch of the Desulfobacter sp. genome encodes the following:
- a CDS encoding iron-containing alcohol dehydrogenase translates to MFRNFKLVPNVIFGRGCFAQLGEIIASQRKSADDWAVFVVDDVFKGKALEQRIPTLDNDHILWVNVDDEPKTQYVDRLTLEVKKLKSSLPCAIIGIGGGSAMDLSKAVSLMLTNEGSSTLYQGWDLIKNPAVYHAAVPTLSGTGAEVSRTAVLTGPEKKLGLNSDYTVFDQVVMDPELIKDVPKDQHFYTGMDCYIHCIESLEGTFFNEFSKSYGEKSLELCRQVFLDNHPDSDDKLMMASFFGGMSIAYSQVGACHALSYGLSYVLGTHHGVGCCITFDALDEYYAQGVKEFRTMMDKTGVDIPRGLTQGLSDDQMETMITVALGLDPLWENCLGRDWKTIMTRDKARALFLKM, encoded by the coding sequence ATGTTTAGAAATTTCAAACTGGTCCCCAATGTCATTTTCGGCAGGGGCTGCTTTGCCCAGCTGGGTGAAATCATTGCCAGTCAAAGAAAATCAGCAGATGACTGGGCCGTATTTGTCGTGGATGATGTATTCAAGGGCAAAGCCCTGGAACAACGCATCCCAACCCTGGATAACGACCACATCCTCTGGGTGAATGTGGATGACGAGCCAAAAACCCAATATGTGGATCGGCTCACCCTTGAGGTGAAAAAGCTTAAATCATCCCTTCCCTGCGCCATCATCGGCATCGGGGGCGGGTCTGCCATGGACCTGTCCAAAGCCGTTTCCCTGATGCTGACCAATGAAGGGTCCTCCACCCTTTACCAGGGGTGGGATTTAATCAAAAACCCTGCGGTTTACCATGCGGCCGTACCCACCCTCTCCGGAACCGGGGCTGAAGTTTCCAGAACCGCCGTTCTCACAGGACCTGAAAAAAAACTGGGGCTAAATTCAGATTATACGGTGTTTGACCAGGTGGTCATGGATCCGGAATTGATCAAGGATGTACCCAAAGACCAGCATTTTTACACGGGCATGGACTGTTATATCCATTGCATTGAATCCCTGGAAGGCACCTTTTTCAACGAATTTTCCAAGTCCTACGGAGAAAAGTCACTTGAACTCTGCCGCCAGGTCTTTTTGGACAATCACCCGGATTCCGACGACAAACTGATGATGGCCTCTTTTTTCGGGGGGATGAGTATTGCCTATTCCCAGGTCGGCGCCTGCCATGCCCTGTCCTACGGTCTTTCCTATGTATTGGGCACCCACCATGGTGTGGGATGCTGCATCACCTTTGATGCCCTGGACGAATATTATGCCCAGGGAGTAAAGGAATTCCGGACCATGATGGACAAAACCGGGGTGGATATTCCCCGGGGACTGACCCAAGGCTTGAGCGATGACCAGATGGAAACCATGATCACCGTGGCGTTAGGCCTTGATCCGCTATGGGAAAATTGTCTGGGCCGAGACTGGAAAACCATCATGACCCGGGACAAGGCACGCGCCTTGTTCCTGAAGATGTAA
- a CDS encoding O-antigen ligase family protein gives MRLNPLFLARMLILLEIIALAVSTAATVVVEILIFITVLGFKDLRMRLLTSLRQPMVIMSMVLLAMVGLGIFYSIAPFSEGMDMWASWRKYLMVPFVVALYDDPKWKERFALVFIGLMSLAAFISLAGVLFDFTIYYRFPVGIVVDNHATQGMFFSAAVFACLILLRFPPKEFKTPSWTLITAIILITLSIFLATPGRSGYLAFMVYITVFLFWSVRGIKRVLLMALAPVVIIMMLIASPVARDRIKLGFSEMQTYKQDKTVTSMGLRVIWWKNTLAILKKAEQPVFGYGTSGFEHAYAAHVKGQTGWQGKPTTSS, from the coding sequence ATGAGACTGAATCCCCTATTTTTGGCCCGAATGCTGATCCTCCTTGAAATCATTGCACTGGCGGTTTCCACCGCCGCAACCGTGGTGGTGGAAATCCTTATTTTTATCACGGTCCTGGGCTTCAAAGATCTCAGGATGAGGCTGCTGACCTCGCTGAGGCAGCCCATGGTGATCATGTCCATGGTGCTTTTGGCCATGGTCGGCCTGGGTATTTTCTATAGCATCGCCCCTTTTTCAGAAGGGATGGACATGTGGGCAAGCTGGCGCAAATACCTTATGGTTCCCTTTGTGGTGGCCCTGTATGACGATCCCAAATGGAAAGAACGGTTTGCCCTGGTATTTATTGGTCTCATGAGTCTTGCAGCCTTTATTTCACTGGCAGGCGTTCTCTTTGACTTTACCATTTATTATCGATTCCCCGTGGGTATTGTGGTGGACAACCATGCCACCCAGGGCATGTTCTTTTCAGCGGCTGTATTTGCCTGTCTGATTCTGCTCAGATTTCCCCCAAAAGAATTTAAAACGCCCTCCTGGACCCTGATCACGGCAATAATTCTCATAACCCTGAGCATCTTTTTGGCCACCCCGGGAAGAAGCGGGTATCTTGCCTTCATGGTCTATATTACAGTGTTTCTTTTCTGGTCGGTCCGGGGAATAAAACGGGTGCTCCTCATGGCCCTGGCGCCTGTGGTGATTATCATGATGCTCATTGCATCCCCGGTGGCAAGGGACAGGATCAAACTTGGATTCTCAGAGATGCAGACCTATAAACAGGATAAAACAGTGACCTCCATGGGGCTGAGGGTGATCTGGTGGAAAAACACCCTGGCCATATTGAAAAAAGCAGAACAACCCGTTTTCGGGTACGGCACCAGCGGGTTTGAACATGCCTATGCCGCCCATGTAAAGGGTCAGACCGGGTGGCAGGGAAAACCCACCACCAGTTCTTAA
- a CDS encoding glycosyltransferase family 2 protein — protein MGKISVYIIAFNEADKIKDALKSVTWADEIIVADSHSTDSTAAIAKEYGARVVQIDFKGFGSLRNEAIAACSHEWIFSLDSDERCTKEAKEEILSTINDPQSLDAYYVPRKNYFMGRWIRYSGFYPDYRQPQLFRKGALVFKPDMVHERYEVISDKACGYFKSPIHQIPYKNLDELIHKANRYSTLGAEKLVDSGKTPGMFKSLTHGLWAAFTLYILKLGCLDGWPGFIIALGNFEGTFYKYAKFYLKEKNMDSFLKSAPRPD, from the coding sequence ATGGGAAAAATTTCAGTTTATATTATTGCATTTAACGAGGCGGACAAGATCAAGGATGCACTGAAAAGTGTTACCTGGGCTGACGAAATTATTGTGGCAGATTCCCACAGCACGGACAGCACCGCTGCAATTGCCAAAGAATACGGGGCCAGAGTGGTTCAGATTGATTTTAAGGGGTTTGGCAGCCTGAGAAATGAGGCCATTGCCGCCTGCTCCCATGAATGGATTTTCAGCCTGGACTCAGATGAGCGATGCACCAAAGAGGCAAAAGAGGAAATCTTGTCCACAATCAATGATCCCCAAAGCCTGGATGCCTATTATGTCCCTAGAAAAAATTATTTTATGGGCAGATGGATCCGTTATTCAGGGTTTTATCCTGATTATCGTCAGCCCCAGCTGTTCAGAAAAGGGGCCCTGGTGTTCAAGCCGGACATGGTTCATGAACGGTATGAGGTGATCAGCGATAAGGCCTGCGGTTATTTTAAGTCGCCCATCCATCAGATTCCCTATAAAAATCTTGACGAACTGATCCACAAGGCCAATCGCTACTCCACCCTGGGGGCTGAAAAACTGGTGGACTCAGGCAAAACACCCGGGATGTTCAAGTCCCTCACACATGGACTCTGGGCTGCCTTCACCCTTTATATCCTCAAGCTGGGCTGCCTTGACGGCTGGCCCGGATTCATCATTGCCCTGGGAAACTTTGAGGGCACCTTTTACAAGTATGCCAAGTTTTATCTCAAGGAAAAAAATATGGATTCCTTTCTAAAGTCAGCTCCCCGGCCAGACTAA
- the kdsB gene encoding 3-deoxy-manno-octulosonate cytidylyltransferase, translating into MTVAVIPARFGSSRLEGKPLVKIAGKPMIQRVYEQAQKSTVISRTIVATDDKRIITAVESFGGKALMTSETCRSGTDRVAETADVLGLGPDEILVNIQGDQPVFDPRCLDLMIQPFESDSTLLMSTLAFKIQDKREITDPKDVKVTFDQNGFALYFSRAQIPFPRDGQTNVNYYKHLGFYAYKKRFLDQIMTLPTGTCEDVEKLEQLRVLESGFPIKVVVSPYDSPEIDLPEDVKRIEDRLS; encoded by the coding sequence ATGACGGTTGCAGTCATACCCGCAAGGTTCGGGTCCTCCAGACTTGAAGGCAAGCCCTTGGTAAAAATCGCCGGCAAACCCATGATCCAAAGGGTCTATGAACAGGCCCAAAAATCAACGGTCATCAGCCGCACCATTGTGGCCACGGATGATAAAAGGATCATAACAGCGGTGGAATCCTTTGGGGGCAAAGCCCTGATGACCTCGGAAACCTGCCGGTCAGGTACGGACCGGGTGGCAGAGACCGCAGATGTCCTGGGCCTTGGTCCTGATGAAATCCTGGTCAACATCCAGGGGGACCAGCCCGTGTTTGATCCCAGGTGCCTGGACCTGATGATTCAGCCCTTTGAATCGGACTCTACCCTTTTAATGTCTACCCTGGCATTTAAAATCCAGGATAAACGGGAAATTACAGATCCCAAAGACGTAAAAGTCACCTTTGACCAAAATGGATTTGCCCTTTACTTTTCCAGGGCCCAGATCCCTTTTCCAAGGGACGGGCAGACCAATGTCAATTATTACAAACACCTGGGGTTCTACGCCTATAAAAAAAGATTTTTAGATCAAATCATGACCCTGCCCACAGGGACCTGCGAGGATGTGGAGAAACTTGAACAGCTCAGAGTTCTCGAGTCTGGTTTTCCCATCAAAGTGGTGGTCAGCCCCTATGACTCCCCTGAGATTGATCTGCCCGAAGACGTTAAAAGGATAGAGGACAGACTTTCCTGA
- a CDS encoding glycosyltransferase family 4 protein, producing MTQNPTSPRKPSPRPLKIAFVIKNFVATGGAERYAVETAQRLLEKGHKIDIYARQIDFDLTKGMGVFKIVDKMRFSSVLSLYSFSKEVKKRLAGRHYDVIHSHDKGCYGHVSTVHTFSFKRGKEKMSLLQKMNEFWISPRAWLYIHMENIQAASQRLAAVSEVIKEDIKKSHHRDKGIAIIPPGVDVEKFCPEKVSALRAKARKDHGLGPDETVVLFVGSEFRRKGLDDLIPALDKKMRLFVVGRQEKTDYYKGLAKELGVSQNLVFTGLVEDVIPYYALADILVLPSVSEAFGMTVLEGMACGLPVVTSAAAGCSCIITSGKNGFVFEKPEQISAMLLALEDKALQKSMGCLARKKAQSCTWDQTALAYEKLYHEAVNR from the coding sequence ATGACCCAAAACCCGACATCTCCCCGGAAGCCGTCACCCAGACCCCTTAAAATTGCCTTTGTGATCAAGAATTTTGTGGCCACTGGCGGAGCGGAACGGTATGCGGTGGAAACAGCCCAAAGACTCCTTGAAAAAGGGCATAAGATCGATATTTATGCAAGGCAGATTGATTTTGACCTGACAAAGGGTATGGGGGTGTTTAAAATTGTTGACAAGATGCGTTTTTCCAGTGTGCTTTCCTTGTATTCTTTTTCAAAAGAGGTCAAAAAACGGCTGGCAGGCAGGCATTATGATGTGATCCATTCCCACGACAAAGGCTGTTACGGCCATGTGTCCACCGTCCATACCTTTTCCTTTAAACGGGGAAAGGAGAAGATGTCCCTGTTACAAAAGATGAACGAATTTTGGATTTCTCCCCGGGCTTGGCTGTACATTCATATGGAAAATATCCAGGCGGCCTCCCAAAGGCTTGCCGCAGTCTCAGAGGTGATCAAAGAGGATATAAAAAAAAGCCATCACAGGGACAAGGGCATTGCCATCATTCCTCCGGGGGTGGATGTTGAAAAATTTTGTCCTGAAAAGGTCAGTGCCCTGAGGGCAAAGGCAAGAAAGGATCACGGGCTTGGGCCGGATGAGACGGTGGTACTCTTTGTGGGATCTGAGTTCCGGCGTAAGGGCCTGGATGATTTGATACCGGCCCTGGACAAAAAAATGAGGCTTTTTGTGGTGGGGCGCCAGGAGAAGACAGACTATTACAAGGGGCTTGCAAAAGAGTTGGGAGTATCCCAAAACCTGGTGTTCACAGGTCTGGTAGAGGATGTGATCCCCTATTACGCCCTGGCAGATATCCTGGTGCTGCCCTCTGTGTCAGAGGCCTTTGGCATGACTGTGCTTGAGGGCATGGCCTGCGGCCTTCCCGTGGTCACTTCTGCAGCTGCGGGGTGCTCGTGCATTATCACTTCGGGGAAAAACGGATTTGTATTTGAAAAACCAGAGCAGATAAGCGCCATGCTCCTAGCCCTTGAAGATAAAGCCCTTCAAAAGAGCATGGGCTGTCTGGCCAGAAAAAAAGCCCAGTCCTGCACCTGGGACCAAACGGCCCTGGCCTATGAAAAACTCTACCATGAGGCTGTTAATCGTTAA
- a CDS encoding IS256 family transposase: MTEDNTEFDFQKALKGIQEGKPFTGKGGVLTSLIKNLAEAALEGELESHLGQEVSANRRNGKSKKTIKSLDGKFELETPRDRAGTFSPQIVKKHQTTLSDEIERKIIALYGLGMSYNDMASHLQEIYGLEISNATLSTITDKIIHTVKEWQARPLENVYPIVWLDAIHYKVRENGKVDSKAVYTILGVNIEGRKEVLGLYISENEGANFWLQVLTDLSNRGVKDILIACVDGLKGFPEAIETIFPDTEVQLCVVHQIRNSLKYVGSKNKKEFMADLKRVYKAVNKDLAEEELDILENKWNDKYPIVIKSWRNNWERLSHFFKYPEEIRRIIYTTNTIEAVHRQFRKLTKTKGSFPNQDSLLKLLYMGIQNASKKWTMPIQNWSLTISQLAIFFEGRLDKELGI, encoded by the coding sequence ATGACCGAAGACAACACCGAATTTGATTTTCAAAAAGCCCTTAAAGGCATCCAGGAAGGTAAACCCTTCACAGGTAAGGGCGGCGTCCTTACATCATTAATCAAAAATCTTGCTGAAGCTGCTCTTGAAGGAGAGTTGGAGTCCCATCTCGGGCAGGAAGTTTCTGCCAACCGCCGTAATGGAAAAAGCAAAAAGACCATTAAATCCCTGGATGGTAAATTTGAGCTGGAAACCCCGCGTGACAGGGCCGGAACCTTCTCTCCACAGATCGTCAAAAAACATCAGACAACGCTCAGCGATGAAATTGAAAGAAAGATAATAGCCCTTTACGGCCTGGGCATGAGTTATAATGATATGGCTTCCCATTTACAGGAAATCTATGGACTTGAGATTTCAAATGCCACTCTGAGCACCATTACCGATAAAATCATCCATACCGTCAAAGAATGGCAGGCCAGGCCGTTGGAAAATGTGTACCCAATCGTATGGCTTGATGCCATACATTATAAAGTACGAGAAAACGGAAAGGTCGACAGCAAAGCCGTTTACACAATTCTTGGGGTGAATATCGAGGGCCGCAAAGAGGTTCTTGGGCTGTACATATCCGAGAATGAGGGTGCGAACTTCTGGCTGCAGGTGTTAACAGACCTTTCAAACCGAGGGGTAAAAGATATCCTGATTGCCTGTGTTGATGGTCTAAAAGGTTTTCCCGAGGCCATTGAGACCATATTCCCGGACACAGAAGTTCAACTCTGCGTAGTCCACCAGATCCGAAATTCATTGAAATACGTTGGTTCCAAAAATAAAAAGGAATTTATGGCAGATCTAAAACGTGTTTATAAAGCGGTCAATAAGGATCTGGCCGAAGAAGAACTGGATATCTTGGAAAATAAATGGAATGACAAATACCCGATTGTGATAAAATCCTGGCGGAACAACTGGGAACGCCTCAGTCATTTCTTTAAATATCCAGAAGAGATTCGACGGATAATATACACCACAAATACCATTGAGGCTGTGCATCGACAGTTTCGAAAACTGACCAAAACAAAGGGATCATTCCCGAACCAGGACAGCCTGTTAAAGCTGCTTTACATGGGGATCCAGAACGCCAGTAAAAAATGGACAATGCCGATTCAAAATTGGTCACTGACAATTTCCCAGTTGGCAATTTTCTTTGAAGGCCGGCTGGATAAAGAGCTGGGAATTTGA
- a CDS encoding glycosyltransferase family 4 protein has protein sequence MRSFYKIVHTSARTVWGNTEKRILEESIWMKGQGHQVIVMAPGNSPLILKAREQGLTAYEFSFRGLARINEYSKLLQILYNEQPNVINAHGRTDAGMALKAAKKSGVACRIISRHTGKRLKKTLSNKNLYKKLSHYVFTTSTDTCDHLKTLFHLSDMEIFSIPGSMVEPLALAPKEAARKDLALGLELDPSTQFLGFLRPPANPKKLKSILRAFKLGSLPKSRHLIFTDKTLEHTREMIITAGKDLDISGQIHFHPPKPGRNWDVYRGIDACILMPGPHALEGVPLEMIKAMYASCPIIGPGTPGIKDLLIHEKTGLCFDPDAPHTLSKMIQKTLDQEAAALERTYAARNMVKKHYTMDAMGRDIIRIYRLHQVKMDRQFHPIPLI, from the coding sequence ATGAGATCCTTTTATAAGATCGTGCATACCTCGGCCCGGACGGTCTGGGGAAATACAGAAAAACGGATTCTTGAAGAATCCATATGGATGAAAGGCCAGGGTCACCAGGTTATCGTCATGGCCCCGGGAAACAGTCCCCTTATTCTCAAGGCAAGGGAGCAGGGCCTGACCGCCTATGAATTTTCCTTCAGGGGACTGGCCCGGATCAATGAGTATTCAAAGCTTTTGCAGATCCTTTACAATGAACAGCCCAACGTTATCAATGCCCATGGCAGGACAGATGCAGGCATGGCCTTAAAGGCTGCAAAAAAATCAGGGGTGGCCTGCAGGATCATCTCCCGCCATACAGGGAAGCGGCTGAAAAAGACCCTGTCCAATAAAAATCTTTACAAGAAATTAAGCCATTACGTGTTCACCACATCCACGGATACCTGTGACCATCTCAAAACCTTGTTCCATCTCTCGGATATGGAAATATTTTCAATCCCCGGCAGCATGGTTGAACCCCTGGCCCTGGCACCAAAAGAAGCGGCCAGAAAAGATCTGGCCCTTGGCCTGGAACTTGATCCGTCAACCCAGTTTTTAGGGTTTTTAAGGCCCCCGGCCAACCCCAAAAAACTAAAATCCATTCTCAGGGCATTTAAACTTGGATCACTCCCAAAGTCCCGGCATCTGATCTTTACAGACAAAACCCTTGAACATACCAGGGAAATGATCATAACGGCAGGCAAAGACCTGGACATCAGCGGCCAAATCCATTTTCATCCCCCAAAACCAGGCCGCAACTGGGATGTATACAGAGGCATAGACGCCTGTATCCTCATGCCCGGTCCCCATGCCCTTGAAGGGGTGCCCCTGGAAATGATAAAAGCCATGTACGCCAGCTGCCCGATTATCGGCCCTGGCACCCCGGGGATAAAAGATCTTCTCATCCACGAAAAAACAGGGCTGTGTTTTGATCCTGACGCCCCTCATACCCTTTCAAAGATGATCCAAAAAACCCTGGACCAAGAAGCTGCCGCCCTAGAAAGAACATATGCAGCCAGAAATATGGTGAAAAAACATTACACCATGGATGCCATGGGACGGGATATCATAAGAATTTACCGGCTTCACCAGGTTAAGATGGACAGGCAGTTTCATCCAATCCCCCTGATTTGA
- a CDS encoding IS4 family transposase, with the protein MTHISVPKKQLRSLNFDNFRCPLIKSLSKAPELQSRGDRPLKMTFEDQINALVYFHLQEHKSARHLIQDLKENVFAKENIAPDGGISRSSFCEAINHRGLEQLQFIFEDLYKQALECHPGEHAELGELVSIDGSLINAVLSMHWANYRKGSKKAKVHCGFDINHGIPNKIFLTEGNGAERTFVPKILSKGQTGVMDRGYQSHKEFDLLQEQGKHFVCRIKTRTTRTIIDNHETPSDSYIFYDALVKLGTPNQNQTKRPVRVVGYKIAGVKYYVATDRHDLTAEQIATIYKLRWTIEDFFKWWKEHLKVYHLIARSEYGLMVQILGGLITYLLLAIHCQKQFNEKVTIKRVRQLRTAILNDLFGCEEQGSHSSNRDNIVKDQKIIEQAKT; encoded by the coding sequence ATGACGCATATCTCAGTCCCTAAAAAACAACTACGGTCCCTGAACTTTGACAATTTCAGGTGCCCTCTGATAAAGTCACTTTCAAAAGCACCGGAATTACAATCTCGAGGAGACCGCCCTTTAAAAATGACATTCGAAGACCAGATAAATGCTTTGGTTTATTTCCATCTTCAGGAGCACAAGTCTGCCCGACATTTAATTCAGGATCTCAAGGAGAATGTTTTTGCTAAAGAAAATATTGCGCCAGACGGTGGTATCAGCCGTAGTAGTTTCTGTGAAGCCATCAATCACAGGGGACTCGAACAACTGCAATTTATCTTTGAGGATCTTTATAAACAGGCTCTTGAGTGTCATCCGGGTGAACACGCCGAGTTAGGAGAGTTGGTTTCCATTGACGGTAGTCTCATAAATGCAGTCCTTTCAATGCACTGGGCGAACTACAGAAAAGGAAGTAAAAAAGCCAAAGTACATTGCGGATTTGACATTAATCACGGAATCCCAAACAAAATCTTTTTGACTGAAGGCAACGGCGCTGAACGCACCTTTGTTCCCAAAATACTTTCCAAGGGGCAAACAGGTGTTATGGATCGTGGATATCAATCCCATAAAGAATTTGACCTGCTTCAGGAGCAAGGCAAACATTTTGTCTGCCGTATAAAAACCAGGACAACAAGAACAATTATTGATAACCACGAGACCCCTTCCGACAGCTACATTTTTTATGATGCACTGGTTAAACTTGGTACTCCGAATCAAAACCAGACGAAAAGGCCTGTTCGGGTTGTTGGCTATAAAATTGCTGGCGTCAAATACTATGTGGCAACTGACAGGCATGATTTAACAGCGGAACAAATAGCAACAATTTATAAACTCCGGTGGACCATTGAGGATTTTTTCAAATGGTGGAAAGAACATCTGAAGGTATATCATCTCATTGCCCGCAGTGAATACGGCCTTATGGTTCAGATTCTTGGCGGCCTTATCACTTACCTGTTACTGGCAATCCATTGCCAAAAACAGTTTAATGAAAAGGTCACGATCAAAAGAGTTCGGCAGCTGCGAACCGCCATTCTAAATGACCTGTTTGGCTGCGAGGAGCAGGGCTCTCATAGTTCAAACAGGGACAATATTGTCAAAGATCAAAAAATTATTGAGCAAGCAAAAACCTAA
- a CDS encoding glycosyltransferase family 25 protein: protein MKDQFDRLNQPFEWILDHDKNEITQKVMDAYQYKGNMNIEAVSCALKHIRAWEKIAQSDESGGFVFEDDVLINTEKFKNIFHQAFLEYQKNWPASSYISLGSGCALYVPWTKKIKPNICTRPNMQGQQTLTGSAGKPPGKW, encoded by the coding sequence ATCAAAGATCAATTTGACCGGCTGAACCAGCCCTTTGAGTGGATACTTGACCATGACAAAAATGAAATCACTCAAAAGGTGATGGATGCGTATCAATACAAGGGAAACATGAACATTGAGGCGGTTTCCTGTGCTTTAAAGCATATCCGGGCCTGGGAAAAAATTGCCCAAAGTGATGAGAGCGGCGGGTTTGTCTTTGAAGACGACGTGCTCATCAACACTGAAAAATTTAAAAACATCTTTCACCAGGCCTTTTTGGAATACCAAAAAAACTGGCCTGCCAGTTCCTATATCAGTTTGGGCAGCGGCTGCGCCCTTTACGTGCCCTGGACAAAAAAAATAAAACCCAATATTTGTACAAGGCCGAATATGCAAGGGCAGCAGACTCTTACTGGATCAGCCGGCAAACCGCCCGGAAAATGGTGA
- a CDS encoding DegT/DnrJ/EryC1/StrS family aminotransferase: MPGFEIFGDEERKQVNDVLETGVLFRYGFEGARNGHFKALEFEKKLADITGTGFSHLCSSGTAALSTAFAACGIGAGDEVIIPPFTFVATFESVIHAGAIPVFADIDETLCLNPDALEKYITPKTKAVVPVHMCGAMARIDEIKAFCDQKGLILIEDACQSLGATFNGKHLGSFGMAGCFSFDSVKTVTCGEGGGIVTSDRGVYDRCDQFSDHGHDHLGGAARGADDHPIIGTNFRISELNAAVGVAQLNKLDQILETQRKNKAAIKDAMTDIGEVTFRYLPDPFGDSATFLSFFLPTENRARQVAKQLAQNNVPCPYWYDNNWHYLKKWHHLKGLKKSAPLAFELTQNLPDYSTLVLEETENIMKRAISMQIMLSWTAEDIEKRIQAVLNAFKN; encoded by the coding sequence ATGCCTGGCTTTGAAATATTCGGTGATGAGGAACGTAAACAGGTCAATGATGTTCTTGAAACCGGTGTATTGTTCAGGTACGGGTTTGAAGGGGCCAGAAACGGCCATTTCAAAGCCCTTGAATTTGAAAAAAAACTGGCTGACATCACGGGAACCGGGTTTAGCCATCTGTGCTCTTCGGGCACTGCTGCCCTGTCAACCGCCTTTGCCGCCTGCGGCATCGGGGCCGGGGACGAGGTGATCATCCCGCCGTTTACCTTTGTGGCCACCTTTGAATCTGTAATCCATGCCGGCGCCATCCCCGTGTTTGCAGACATTGATGAAACCCTCTGCCTCAACCCGGATGCCCTGGAAAAATATATCACCCCGAAAACCAAGGCTGTTGTGCCTGTTCACATGTGCGGAGCCATGGCAAGAATTGATGAAATCAAAGCCTTTTGTGACCAAAAAGGACTGATCCTCATAGAAGATGCCTGCCAATCCCTGGGCGCCACATTTAACGGCAAACACCTGGGCAGTTTCGGCATGGCCGGATGCTTTTCCTTTGATTCGGTCAAAACCGTGACCTGCGGGGAGGGTGGGGGCATCGTCACCAGTGACAGAGGGGTTTATGACCGGTGTGACCAATTTTCCGACCACGGCCATGACCACTTGGGCGGAGCGGCCCGGGGCGCGGATGATCATCCCATCATCGGCACCAATTTTAGAATTTCAGAACTCAATGCTGCCGTGGGTGTGGCCCAGCTGAACAAACTCGACCAAATCCTGGAAACCCAGAGAAAAAACAAGGCCGCCATCAAGGACGCCATGACCGATATCGGCGAGGTCACCTTCAGGTACCTGCCTGATCCGTTTGGGGATTCTGCTACATTTTTAAGCTTTTTCCTGCCCACTGAAAACCGGGCCAGACAAGTGGCCAAACAATTGGCCCAAAATAATGTTCCCTGCCCGTATTGGTATGACAATAACTGGCATTATCTGAAAAAATGGCACCACCTCAAAGGATTAAAAAAATCTGCCCCCCTGGCCTTTGAACTGACCCAGAACCTGCCGGACTACAGCACCCTTGTCTTAGAAGAGACTGAGAATATTATGAAACGGGCCATTTCCATGCAGATCATGCTTTCCTGGACCGCCGAAGATATTGAAAAACGGATCCAGGCCGTTCTCAACGCATTTAAAAATTAA